catattaaaataaaaatatataaaatgtaataaaataaaattttgattgaataacaaatttaaaatataatgcaGATTACAGCTTTAAAAGTATATAGTGATTGATGATGCATGGACTCTGTCGTCTCCGAAAACAGTGACAAACAAACGGAGATTCGAAAATAATTGTGAtaaaaccaaaaaacaaaaataaaataaacaatgaaAAACACACGCACGAACGATGATTATGATGATATCGTGAactgatttcaattttttttttcattttaatctgACCCCAAAGAAAACATCTTTCCTTCGCAACCATTTGAGATCAGACATTCAGCTGCCTTGCTTTAAGGTACAATTAAGAATTCTTTTTTGGTCGTGTTATTTTTCCCTTACAAATGTGTTGCGTTGCATGTTGTTTTTGCTTATGTTgataaatttcgagttctgttgTTTCTATATGTTTTGAATCATATTGGGATCTCTATCAAGTCCTTTCccgtgtttttttttattttttattcttgtaATGTTTGTATTCGTAGCGTTTGTTCATTGAACAATGGATGCGAAACCACCCAAGAGGAGGACAGCTATAGAGAATGGGGAGACAGGGGAAGACTTGGTGCTCGCAACTTTGATTGGAAATGGTGACGATTTAGGTCCCCTCGTTAGACATGCCTTTGAAATGGGGCGGCCGGAGCCGCTGGTTCAGCAACTGAAGCATctcatgaagaagaaagaagtggAGATCGAGGAGCTCTGCAAGACTCACTATGAGGAATTCATTCGTGCCGTGGATGAGCTCCGGGGCGTCTTGGTCGATGCTGAAGAGCTCAAAAGCGACCTCGCCAGCGATAATTTCAGGCTGCAAGAGGTAGGGAGTGCCTTGCTGCTCAAACTTGAAGAGCTTCTTGAATCTTATTCCATTAAGAAAAGTGTCACCGAGGCGATTAAAATGTCCAAGATTTGCATTGAAGTGTTGCAGCTTTGTGTTAAATGCAACACTCACCTTTCAGCAGGCCAGTTTTACCTTGCTTTAAAAGCTGTGGATTTGATCGAGAAGAACTACTTGAAGAACATCCCTGTGAATAAAATCAAGATTGTTATAGAAAAAGCCATTCCTATAATCAAAGCACATGTTGAGAAGAAAGTGACTACACATTTTAATGAGTGGCTGGTTCACATCAGGAGTTCTGCTAAGAATATTGGACAAACCGCAATAGGCCATGCCGCATCGGCTCGCCAGAGAGAGGAGGAAACACTCGAACGACAGAGAAAAGCCGAGGAAATGAACATGTACGGGATGGAGTTTGTTTATACTTTAGATGAAGAAGTTTCCGAGGAATCTCCTTTGAAGTTTGATCTCACGCCTCTTCATCGCTCGTATCACATCCATGCCTGCCTTGGACTCCAAGAGCAGTTTCGCGAATATTACTACAAGAATCGAATGTTGCAGCTCACTTCGGACTTGCAAATCTCTTCCTCGCAAGCATTTGTCGAATCGCATCATGTTTATCTCGCTCAAATTGCAGGTTACTTCATTGTGGAAGATAGGGTGTTAAGGACCTCGGGAGGTTTGTTGTCGGATGAACAAGTCGAGACAATGTGGGAAACAACTGTGGCTAAAGTGACATCGGTTTTGGAAACACAGTTTTCTCTAATGCGTTCTGCAACACACCTTCTCTTGGTGAAGGACTATATCACTCTTCTTGGGGCAGCTCTTACACAGTATGGCTACAAGGTGGGTTCGATTCTCGAGGTATTAGACAAGAGCCGAGACAAATACCATGACCTTCTTCTCGAAGAGTG
The sequence above is drawn from the Gossypium hirsutum isolate 1008001.06 chromosome A05, Gossypium_hirsutum_v2.1, whole genome shotgun sequence genome and encodes:
- the LOC107959537 gene encoding exocyst complex component SEC15A → MDAKPPKRRTAIENGETGEDLVLATLIGNGDDLGPLVRHAFEMGRPEPLVQQLKHLMKKKEVEIEELCKTHYEEFIRAVDELRGVLVDAEELKSDLASDNFRLQEVGSALLLKLEELLESYSIKKSVTEAIKMSKICIEVLQLCVKCNTHLSAGQFYLALKAVDLIEKNYLKNIPVNKIKIVIEKAIPIIKAHVEKKVTTHFNEWLVHIRSSAKNIGQTAIGHAASARQREEETLERQRKAEEMNMYGMEFVYTLDEEVSEESPLKFDLTPLHRSYHIHACLGLQEQFREYYYKNRMLQLTSDLQISSSQAFVESHHVYLAQIAGYFIVEDRVLRTSGGLLSDEQVETMWETTVAKVTSVLETQFSLMRSATHLLLVKDYITLLGAALTQYGYKVGSILEVLDKSRDKYHDLLLEECRQQISNIFSDDTCEQMVMKKDADYESNVLAFHLQASDIMPAFPYIAPFSSMVPDSCRVVRSFIKGSVDYLSHGVNCNFYDTVRKYLDKLLIDVLNEVIINKVHSTGLGESQAMQIAANISYLEGACDFFVQHAAQLCGIPVRAVERPRAGLTAQAILKTSRDEAYLALLNLVHSKLEEFMALTENINWTSEELAQNKNDYMNEVVFYLETLLSKAQQILPLDALYKVGSGALEHISNSIVAAFLSDSVKRFNANAVIVINNDLKMLENFADERFESTGLKEVYKDGSFRGCLIEARQLINLLSSSQPENFMNPVIRQKNYNALDYKKVGIICDKFKDSADGIFGSLSNRNTKTNSRKKSMDVLKKRLKDFN